A stretch of Prunus dulcis chromosome 6, ALMONDv2, whole genome shotgun sequence DNA encodes these proteins:
- the LOC117632575 gene encoding 3-dehydrosphinganine reductase TSC10A-like yields MAYFNLSFLALLLLLLPPLALLLILYLIVRPRPVKIPIKNRHVFITGGSSGIGLALAHQAASEGARVSILARSIDKLEEAKKYIQLSTGIDVSIFSADVRDYDAVSKAVEEADPIDVLIVNQGVFVPEELEKQGLDEVKFMVDVNLIGSFNMIKAALPKMKKGDSIPRSIALMSSQAGQVGIYGYTAYSASKFGLRGLAEALQQEVISHDIHVSLIFPPDTDTPGLTEEMKKRPQLSRIIAESSGMMKAEEVAKKAFKGIKSAAFIVPCNLEGALLSIATAGMSPQRSFVMAFVEVVAAGLVRLVALFFQWNWYNGIHTWHAQNKRA; encoded by the exons ATGGCATACTTCAACCTCTCTTTCCTcgccctcctcctcctcctcctgccCCCACTCGCTCTACTTCTCATCCTCTACCTCATAGTCCGGCCCCGCCCTGTCAAGATCCCAATCAAGAACCGCCACGTGTTCATCACCGGAGGTTCCAGCGGAATCGGGCTGGCATTGGCCCATCAGGCCGCCTCCGAGGGTGCCCGAGTCTCCATCCTCGCCCGCTCCATCGACAAGCTCGAGGAAGCAAAGAAGTACATCCAACTCTCCACGGGCATTGACGTGTCGATCTTCTCTGCTGACGTTCGTGACTACGATGCAGTATCAAAAGCGGTGGAGGAGGCAGACCCCATTGATGTGCTGATTGTCAACCAAGGGGTCTTCGTCCCTGAAGAACTCGAGAAGCAGGGATTGGATGAGGTGAAGTTCATGGTGGACGTAAATCTGATTGGCAGCTTCAACATGATCAAAGCTGCTTTGCCCAAAATGAAGAAAGGAGACAGTATACCCCGTTCGATTGCTCTCATGTCTTCCCAAGCTGGTCAAGTTGGTATCTACGGCTACACAGCTTACTCTGCGAGCAAGTTTGGGCTTCGTGGGTTGGCCGAAGCTCTGCAACAAGAGGTGATATCTCATGATATTCATGTTTCTCTTATATTCCCTCCGGACACAGACACCCCTGGTCTCACAGAAG AGATGAAAAAGCGGCCGCAACTGTCTAGGATTATAGCAGAGTCATCAGGGATGATGAAAGCTGAAGAAGTTGCAAAGAAGGCTTTTAAGGGGATCAAGTCTGCTGCTTTTATTGTGCCTTGTAACCTTGAAGGGGCGTTGCTGTCTATTGCCACTGCTGGGATGTCTCCTCAGAGATCGTTTGTTATGGCATTTGTTGAAGTGGTTGCTGCTGGTTTGGTTCGTCTTGTTGCTCTGTTTTTTCAGTGGAATTGGTATAATGGTATACACACGTGGCATGCACAGAACAAAA GGGCCTGA
- the LOC117630409 gene encoding uncharacterized PE-PGRS family protein PE_PGRS20-like, with protein FDGGGEKNGIDGIVDGMVGIEGIVEGNEGRGLAGSGGRVVGTVGNVDFGKDGIWGWEVGNGGRVVGRAEGNGGNVAGFGRVGAVESVGNGVEGSGGNVVLGRVGAVGSVGKVFEGLGSVGSEGNGGS; from the coding sequence TTTGATGGGGGTGGGGAGAAGAATGGAATCGATGGAATAGTTGATGGAATGGTGGGAATTGAAGGGATTGTTGAGGGGAATGAGGGAAGGGGGTTGGCTGGCAGTGGAGGGAGGGTTGTGGGCACCGTAGGCAATGTGGATTTTGGCAAAGATGGGATTTGGGGTTGGGAGGTTGGCAACGGAGGCAGAGTAGTTGGGAGGGCAGAGGGCAACGGTGGCAACGTGGCCGGCTTTGGCAGAGTTGGAGCAGTTGAAAGCGTAGGCAATGGGGTTGAGGGAAGCGGAGGCAATGTGGTCTTGGGCAGAGTTGGGGCAGTTGGAAGTGTAGGCAAGGTGTTTGAGGGCTTGGGAAGTGTTGGTAGTGAAGGCAATGGAGGCAGCTGA
- the LOC117632802 gene encoding protein PELPK2-like, translating to MAFPKLFFISSLLVVILSASSTQMSHAARHLLDTPAAAPPPTLAIPTIPSLPNPTQLPPLPSLPTLPKPSNTLPTLPTAPTLPKTTLPPLPSTPLPTLPTAPTLPKPATLPPLPSTQLPTLPTTLPPFPTSLPQIPSLPKSTLPTVPTTLPPLPANPLPSFPSTIPSIPTIPTTIPSIPFFTPPPSN from the coding sequence ATGGCTTTTCCCAAGCTTTTCTTCATTTCGTCTTTGCTGGTGGTGATTTTGTCAGCCTCAAGCACCCAAATGAGCCATGCAGCTCGCCACCTTTTGGACACACCAGCAGCAGCTCCACCCCCAACACTGGCAATCCCTACAATCCCCTCTCTGCCAAATCCCACTCAGCTGCCTCCTTTGCCTTCACTACCAACACTTCCCAAGCCCTCAAACACCTTGCCTACACTTCCAACTGCCCCAACTCTGCCCAAGACCACATTGCCTCCACTTCCCTCAACCCCATTGCCTACGCTTCCAACTGCTCCAACTTTGCCAAAGCCGGCCACATTGCCACCGTTGCCCTCTACCCAATTGCCTACTCTCCCAACTACTCTGCCCCCATTCCCAACCTCCCTACCCCAAATCCCATCTTTGCCAAAATCCACATTGCCTACGGTGCCCACAACCCTCCCTCCATTGCCCGCCAACCCACTTCCCTCATTCCCCTCAACAATCCCTTCAATCCCCACCATTCCAACAACAATTCCATCGATTCCATTCTTCACCCCACCCCCATCCAATTAA
- the LOC117630411 gene encoding glycine, alanine and asparagine-rich protein-like: protein MVGIVDAIVEIEGIVVGIWREGSGGRVVGRVGNGVEGNGGNVARFGRVGRVGNGVEGNGGNGVEGNGGNVALGRVGAVGNVGKVFEGLGSVGIEGNGGSVCFGRDGIVGNANAGGGAAAGVSKR, encoded by the exons ATGGTCGGAATTGTTGATGCAATAGTGGAGATAGAAGGGATTGTTGTTGGGATTTGGAGAGAGGGCAGTGGAG GCAGAGTAGTTGGAAGAGTAGGCAATGGGGTAGAGGGCAATGGTGGCAACGTGGCCAGATTTGGTAGAGTTGGAAGGGTAGGCAATGGTGTTGAGGGCAATGGAGGCAATGGTGTTGAGGGCAATGGAGGCAATGTGGCCTTGGGCAGAGTTGGCGCAGTTGGAAATGTAGGCAAGGTGTTTGAGGGCTTGGGAAGTGTTGGTATTGAAGGCAATGGAGGCAGTGTTTGTTTTGGCAGAGATGGGATTGTAGGGAATGCCAATGCTGGAGGTGGAGCTGCTGCCGGTGTGTCCAAAAGGTAG
- the LOC117631942 gene encoding uncharacterized protein LOC117631942, which yields MAASNSGTVSLKLLIDTTRNKVLFAEAGKDFVDFLFTLLSLPAGTIIRLLSKDAMVGSLGKLYESVETLNDEYLQPNLNKDTLLKPKEPVAAGPNLLGLLTDVKSDAPKTIYRCSNGSCYYRSSYVADDPKAICPGCNHSMTTAATYVASPTSEVQATYSGAGKVGYVKGLVTYMIMDDLEVKPLSTISCITLLSRFSVKDVGVLEEKVVHLGMDEGVKLLKASLQTKSVLTHVFLR from the exons ATGGCAGCCTCTAACTCTGGCACTGTTAGTTTGAAGCTCCTCATTGACACAACGCGCAATAAAGTTCTGTTTGCTGAAGCGGGTAAGGACTTTGTGGactttctcttcactctcctGTCTCTTCCGGCTGGCACTATCATCAGGCTGCTCTCTAAGGATGCCATGGTTGGTAGCTTAGGCAAACTTTATGAGAGCGTTGAAACTCTCAACGACGAATATTTGCAGCCCAATCTTAACAAAGACACCCTCCTGAAACCAAAAGAACCTGTTGCTGCTGGACCTAACCTCCTTGGTTTGTTAACCGATGTCAAATCTGATGCTCCAAAGACGATCTACCGTTGTTCGAATGGTAGTTGCTACTACCGCAGCTCTTATGTGGCTGACGACCCTAAAGCCATATGTCCAGGGTGCAACCACTCCATGACCACCGCCGCTACTTATGTTGCTTCACCGACTAGTGAGGTACAGGCTACTTATTCCGGTGCTGGCAAGGTAGGGTATGTGAAGGGCCTTGTTACATACATGATAATGGATGATCTCGAAGTGAAGCCCTTGTCTACTATTTCTTGTATCACTTTGCTCAGCCGGTTCAGTGTTAAGGATGTTGGTGTCCTTGAAGAGAAGGTGGTTCATCTAGGAATGGATGAG GGTGTGAAACTACTAAAGGCATCATTGCAGACAAAGTCAGTTCTCACCCATGTGTTCCTTAGGTAG